One genomic region from Natrarchaeobius halalkaliphilus encodes:
- the hemC gene encoding hydroxymethylbilane synthase, translating into MRTRGTLRLATRGSDLARRQASLVKSALEDRRYEVELVTVETTGDQIRDELIHRLGKTGAFVRELDEHVLEGDLDAAVHSMKDMPTEQPTKLVTAAVPERGTPGDALVTPDGTTLEELPEGSVVGTSSLRRRAQLLSERPDLTIEPLRGNVDTRLEKLLAPALQAEHQRRSEADSERKASTGDEEFEPEFDRTVDEWFDDLPELEKQALGREVETEYDAIVLAEAGLERSGVTHAVDYQRLPTNSFVPAPGQGALAVTAVDSETAREIQSAIDHPRSRVETTVERTLLAELGGGCIAPIGVYAVVQGEYAHTRVSVFDRDGEESVAATRDLPVETYAEAAREFADDLSERGAAALIERAREDSETPAEEDRPDGK; encoded by the coding sequence ATGAGAACGCGTGGGACGTTGCGACTGGCGACGCGGGGGTCAGATCTCGCCCGACGACAGGCCTCACTGGTGAAATCGGCCCTCGAGGACCGTCGGTACGAGGTCGAACTCGTAACCGTCGAGACGACGGGCGACCAGATCAGAGACGAGCTGATCCATCGGCTGGGAAAAACGGGCGCGTTCGTCCGCGAGCTCGACGAACACGTCCTCGAGGGGGATCTCGATGCCGCGGTCCACTCGATGAAGGACATGCCGACCGAACAGCCGACGAAACTCGTGACGGCCGCGGTACCCGAACGGGGCACGCCGGGGGACGCCCTCGTGACACCCGACGGGACGACGCTCGAGGAACTCCCCGAAGGATCGGTCGTGGGAACCTCGAGCCTGCGCCGGCGCGCGCAGTTGCTCTCCGAACGTCCCGATCTCACGATCGAGCCGCTTCGGGGGAACGTCGATACGCGCCTCGAGAAGTTGCTCGCGCCCGCACTCCAGGCGGAACATCAGCGTCGAAGCGAAGCCGACAGCGAGCGAAAGGCGAGCACGGGCGACGAGGAGTTCGAACCCGAGTTCGATCGGACCGTCGACGAGTGGTTCGACGATCTCCCAGAACTCGAAAAGCAGGCCCTCGGCCGCGAGGTCGAGACGGAGTACGACGCGATCGTTCTCGCGGAGGCCGGCCTCGAGCGGAGCGGGGTCACGCACGCGGTCGACTACCAGCGCCTTCCGACGAACTCGTTCGTCCCCGCGCCGGGTCAGGGTGCACTCGCCGTAACAGCGGTCGACAGTGAGACGGCTCGCGAGATCCAGTCGGCCATCGACCATCCGCGAAGCCGCGTCGAGACGACCGTCGAGCGAACCCTGCTAGCGGAACTCGGGGGCGGCTGTATCGCGCCGATCGGCGTCTACGCGGTGGTTCAGGGTGAGTACGCCCACACGCGGGTGAGCGTCTTCGATCGCGACGGCGAGGAATCGGTGGCTGCGACCCGGGACCTGCCGGTCGAAACGTACGCCGAGGCGGCACGCGAGTTCGCGGACGATCTCTCCGAGCGCGGCGCGGCGGCACTTATCGAACGCGCACGGGAGGACAGCGAAACACCCGCCGAGGAAGACAGACCCGACGGCAAATAG
- a CDS encoding DEAD/DEAH box helicase translates to MSKQAQEVETIFCHGLGDDYLVVVERDGERLFRAKLGLSETDAGPRPAKFRLKQGSSEEPRPPNEFVELARRTRRIRISEQTSSADRRRLLEMLSGYQLEDKAKAVRTCRYCASAGRYSPVTTDTAIKDDQDWICRDCARQELERQLSYTGGGTVTGAAKERLEDLMLEVQDLERIVNLLKGRLDPDLTKFDTISATVEDVDPVTVDSLSLHPGIQGLLEDRFETLLPVQSLSVENGLLDGEDQLVVSATATGKTLVGEMTGIDRVLNGAGKMLFLVPLVALANQKYEDFEDEYGHLVDVTIRVGASRINDDGNQFDPGADVIVGTYEGIDHALRTGKEMGDIGTVVIDEVHMLKEDERGHRLDGLISRLKHTCEQRAARRDDYDGAQWVYLSATVGNPEQLATALEATLIEFEERPVPIERHVTFADGREKVRVANKLVKREFDTESSKGYRGQTIIFTNSRRRCHEISRKLEYAAAPYHAGLDYGRRKTVERQFGNQDLAAVVTTAALAAGVDFPASQVVFDSLAMGIEWLSVQEFHQMLGRAGRPDYHDEGTVYVLVEPDCAYHNSMEMTEDEVAFTLLKGEMESVMTHYDESAAVEETLANVTVGARAAKSLNDRMLGDVPTKHAVGKLLQYGFIDGFEPTPLGRVVTEHFLEPDEAFALLDGIRKGAHPYDLIADIELREDDL, encoded by the coding sequence GTGTCGAAGCAGGCCCAGGAGGTCGAGACGATCTTTTGTCACGGACTGGGCGACGACTATCTCGTCGTCGTCGAACGGGATGGTGAGCGGCTGTTTCGGGCGAAGCTCGGCCTCTCGGAGACCGACGCGGGACCACGTCCCGCCAAGTTTCGACTCAAACAAGGTTCGAGCGAGGAGCCACGTCCGCCGAACGAGTTCGTCGAGCTTGCCCGCCGAACGCGACGGATCCGCATCTCCGAGCAGACCTCGTCTGCGGATCGACGGAGACTACTGGAGATGCTCTCGGGATACCAACTCGAGGACAAAGCGAAGGCCGTCCGCACCTGTCGTTACTGTGCGTCGGCGGGACGGTACTCGCCGGTTACGACCGACACCGCGATCAAAGACGACCAGGACTGGATCTGTCGGGATTGCGCTCGCCAGGAACTCGAGCGCCAGCTGTCGTACACCGGTGGCGGGACGGTCACCGGCGCGGCCAAAGAGCGTCTCGAGGACCTCATGCTCGAGGTCCAGGATTTAGAACGGATCGTCAACCTGCTCAAGGGCCGACTCGATCCGGATCTGACGAAGTTCGATACGATCTCGGCCACCGTCGAGGACGTCGATCCGGTCACCGTGGACTCGCTGTCCCTCCACCCCGGCATTCAGGGGTTACTCGAAGACCGCTTCGAGACCCTGTTACCCGTCCAGAGCCTCTCCGTCGAGAACGGACTGCTCGACGGCGAGGATCAGCTCGTGGTGTCGGCGACGGCGACCGGGAAAACCCTGGTCGGAGAGATGACCGGAATCGACCGCGTCCTGAACGGCGCGGGAAAGATGCTCTTTCTCGTCCCGCTCGTTGCCCTCGCAAACCAGAAGTACGAGGACTTCGAGGACGAGTACGGCCACCTCGTCGACGTCACCATTCGGGTCGGTGCGAGCCGGATCAACGACGACGGAAATCAGTTCGATCCCGGCGCCGACGTCATCGTCGGGACCTACGAAGGGATCGACCACGCGCTGCGGACGGGCAAGGAGATGGGCGACATCGGAACGGTCGTCATCGACGAAGTCCACATGCTCAAAGAGGACGAGCGGGGCCACCGTCTCGACGGGCTGATCTCGAGGCTCAAACACACCTGCGAGCAGCGGGCGGCCCGCCGCGACGACTACGACGGCGCTCAGTGGGTGTATCTCTCTGCGACCGTTGGCAACCCCGAACAGCTCGCCACGGCGCTCGAGGCGACCCTGATCGAGTTCGAAGAGCGTCCCGTCCCGATCGAGCGCCACGTCACGTTCGCGGACGGCAGGGAGAAGGTGCGCGTCGCGAACAAACTCGTCAAACGGGAGTTCGATACCGAATCCTCGAAGGGATATCGCGGCCAGACGATCATCTTCACCAACTCGCGACGGCGGTGTCACGAGATCTCGCGGAAACTCGAGTACGCCGCCGCGCCCTACCACGCCGGGCTCGATTACGGTCGTCGAAAGACGGTCGAGCGACAGTTCGGAAATCAGGATCTCGCGGCGGTCGTGACGACTGCGGCGCTCGCGGCGGGCGTCGATTTCCCCGCCTCGCAGGTCGTCTTCGACTCGCTGGCGATGGGGATCGAGTGGCTTTCAGTCCAGGAGTTCCACCAGATGCTCGGGCGGGCGGGCCGACCGGACTATCACGACGAGGGGACGGTCTACGTTCTCGTCGAGCCCGACTGTGCGTATCACAACTCCATGGAGATGACCGAGGACGAGGTCGCTTTTACCTTACTCAAAGGGGAGATGGAGTCGGTGATGACTCACTACGACGAATCGGCCGCCGTCGAGGAGACGCTCGCGAACGTCACGGTCGGTGCCAGAGCCGCCAAATCGCTCAACGACCGGATGCTCGGGGACGTTCCGACGAAACACGCGGTCGGAAAGCTCCTCCAGTACGGGTTCATCGACGGCTTCGAACCGACGCCGCTCGGACGCGTCGTCACCGAACACTTCCTCGAGCCCGACGAGGCGTTTGCGCTCCTCGACGGGATTCGTAAGGGGGCTCACCCCTACGATCTCATCGCGGATATCGAGCTTCGCGAGGACGACCTCTAG
- a CDS encoding DUF502 domain-containing protein, which yields MGTVRKRLKRWFVNGVAITIPLVVTVLVLLVVIDFVLGVLSPVIEGLIYAWPNEPPRIVVQLASLLSIVAFFVLVGLVAEYTPGRYLSKRVHRTMETIPGVRTIYESVRRAANLLVDDDTDQFQEVKLVEFPHENAYMLGFLTADTPPKIEANTGCGDMVTIMVPLGPNPTTNGFVMHISSENVYDIDITVEEAVRSIATLGVAADDIDP from the coding sequence ATGGGAACGGTTCGAAAACGGCTGAAACGGTGGTTCGTCAACGGTGTCGCGATCACGATTCCGCTCGTCGTCACGGTTCTCGTGCTTCTCGTAGTGATCGATTTCGTCCTCGGTGTTCTTTCCCCGGTCATCGAGGGGCTGATCTATGCGTGGCCGAACGAGCCGCCGCGGATCGTCGTGCAACTGGCGTCACTGCTGTCGATCGTGGCCTTTTTCGTTTTGGTCGGACTGGTCGCAGAGTACACGCCCGGACGCTACCTTTCAAAGCGCGTCCACCGGACGATGGAGACGATCCCCGGCGTGCGCACCATTTACGAGAGCGTTCGTCGTGCTGCGAACCTGTTGGTGGACGACGACACTGATCAGTTTCAGGAGGTAAAACTCGTCGAGTTTCCACACGAGAACGCGTACATGCTCGGCTTTTTGACGGCCGATACGCCCCCGAAAATCGAAGCGAACACCGGCTGTGGGGACATGGTGACCATCATGGTCCCACTCGGCCCCAACCCGACGACCAACGGGTTCGTGATGCACATCTCGAGCGAGAACGTCTACGACATCGATATCACCGTCGAGGAGGCGGTTCGATCGATCGCGACCCTCGGCGTCGCTGCTGACGATATCGACCCCTGA
- the cobA gene encoding uroporphyrinogen-III C-methyltransferase, translating into MSDTDAESDDSDEPGTVYLVGSGPGDPDLLTVKATRLLENADVVLHDKLPGPEIIEMLPEDRREDVGKRAGGERTSQSEINERLVDLAREGNAVVRLKGGDSFVFGRGGEEAEYLAAHGVPFEVVPAVTSAIAAPAVAGIPVTHRDHASSVSFVTGHEDPTKAESAVDWSALAATGGTIVVLMGVGRLPDYTAALLEAGMGPETPVALIERGTWPGQQVATGTLETIVDVRDEAGISPPAVTVIGGVAATRESVLEFLRNEDGTAVATDGTPTGDGEPPDKGGEESGKGGEARSENGERGPR; encoded by the coding sequence ATGTCCGATACCGACGCGGAATCCGACGACAGTGACGAACCGGGAACGGTCTATCTGGTCGGCAGCGGTCCCGGCGATCCCGACCTGTTGACCGTCAAAGCGACGCGGCTACTCGAGAACGCCGACGTCGTCCTTCACGACAAGTTGCCGGGTCCCGAAATCATCGAGATGCTCCCCGAAGATCGCCGCGAGGACGTCGGCAAGCGCGCCGGCGGCGAGCGGACGTCACAGTCGGAGATCAACGAGCGCCTGGTCGACCTCGCCCGCGAGGGCAACGCCGTAGTCAGGTTGAAAGGCGGCGACTCGTTCGTCTTCGGACGCGGCGGCGAGGAAGCCGAATACCTCGCCGCCCACGGCGTCCCGTTCGAGGTCGTTCCCGCAGTTACCTCGGCCATCGCCGCGCCCGCCGTCGCGGGGATCCCCGTGACCCACCGCGATCACGCCTCCTCGGTTTCGTTCGTAACGGGTCACGAAGACCCGACGAAAGCTGAGTCGGCAGTCGACTGGAGCGCACTGGCCGCCACCGGCGGCACGATCGTCGTCCTGATGGGGGTCGGTCGGCTCCCCGACTACACGGCCGCGCTGCTCGAGGCCGGCATGGGCCCCGAGACGCCGGTCGCGCTGATCGAACGGGGGACCTGGCCCGGCCAGCAAGTCGCCACGGGCACCCTCGAGACGATCGTCGACGTCAGGGACGAGGCGGGGATCTCGCCGCCGGCCGTGACGGTCATCGGCGGCGTCGCTGCGACCCGCGAGTCGGTCCTCGAGTTCCTTCGAAACGAGGACGGAACGGCGGTCGCAACCGACGGGACGCCGACCGGAGACGGGGAGCCGCCGGACAAAGGTGGCGAGGAATCGGGCAAAGGCGGCGAGGCGAGGTCCGAAAACGGCGAGCGGGGCCCGAGATGA
- a CDS encoding PHP domain-containing protein, which yields MVIEHDLHTHTTYSDGYDMREMADAAAEAGLSGIGFTDHCLPYEDPFGRRRMYDLEETYAERRSDIDEVRATTDVEIYDAVELNYDPNRESEIRSFLDEAAFDYAIGSVHYADEYYVMENEDFVDRSETAKRTAIETYVDWQVRLIESDLFDSIAHVDVTQRRPSLRGVMNDGDYRRIAEALVDSDTVLEINAGRLDRPYATVHPHPDFLSIFGDYDVPLVAGTDAHAPDQVRRRTQLLSSFAEKMDLQFVGTESVLSCE from the coding sequence ATGGTGATCGAGCACGACCTCCACACGCACACGACCTATTCCGACGGATACGACATGCGCGAGATGGCCGATGCAGCGGCGGAAGCCGGTTTATCAGGGATCGGTTTCACCGATCACTGCCTTCCGTACGAAGATCCGTTCGGTCGACGACGGATGTACGACCTCGAGGAAACCTACGCGGAAAGAAGGAGCGATATCGACGAGGTTCGTGCCACCACGGACGTCGAGATCTACGACGCCGTGGAGTTGAACTACGACCCGAATCGCGAATCCGAGATTCGGTCCTTTCTGGACGAAGCCGCTTTCGACTACGCTATCGGGAGCGTTCACTACGCGGATGAGTATTACGTGATGGAAAACGAGGACTTCGTCGATCGGTCCGAGACGGCCAAACGGACCGCGATCGAAACGTACGTCGACTGGCAGGTCCGACTGATCGAGTCGGACCTGTTCGACAGTATCGCTCACGTCGACGTCACTCAGCGTCGCCCCTCGCTCCGGGGGGTGATGAACGACGGAGATTACCGTCGCATCGCCGAGGCACTCGTCGATTCGGACACCGTACTCGAGATCAACGCGGGTCGCCTCGACAGGCCGTACGCGACCGTTCATCCGCATCCGGATTTCCTGTCTATTTTCGGTGACTACGACGTTCCACTCGTGGCTGGAACCGACGCACACGCCCCGGACCAGGTGCGAAGGCGGACTCAACTCCTGTCCTCTTTCGCTGAGAAGATGGATCTGCAATTCGTCGGCACCGAGTCCGTTCTGAGTTGCGAGTAG
- a CDS encoding ATP-binding protein: protein MAQAGNSELVDAFEQFFRNYYDSDIKQLAQRYPNEQRSLAIDWQDLYRFDPDLADDYLNQPEQLQRYAEEALRLYDLPIDVSLGQAHVRIRNLPETESPEIREIRAREMNSLVQVRGIVRKATDVRPKIEEAAFECQLCGTLSRVPQSSGNFQEPHECQGCERQGPFRVNFDQSEFVDSQKLRIQESPEGLRGGETPQSLDIHIEDDITGEVTPGDNVAATGVLRLEQQESQGEKSPVFDFYMEGVSVQVEEEQFEDMDITDEDKKQIYEISNQESVYERMVGSIAPSIYGYEQEKLAMILQLFSGVTKQLPDGSRIRGDLHMLLIGDPGTGKCVRGDTLVSLADGRTVPIREIVESNLVDPNPIDDGWWDEIDLEVPSLQEDGTIAPQRATKVWKRRAPERMYRIRTASGRSLEVTPSHPLFVSAPDAFRPVRADALSPGDHVAAVETATDPLARSIGNADGARADGGVSGGRFPAETDRIVSIEPFEPDDDWVYDLEIERTHNYVSNGIVSHNSQMLSYIRNIAPRSVYTSGKGSSSAGLTAAAVRDDFGDGQQWTLEAGALVLADQGIAAVDELDKMRSEDRSAMHEALEQQQISVSKAGINATLKSRCSLLGAANPKYGRFDHYEPMSEQIDLEPALISRFDLIFTVTDQPDEEKDRNLAEHILTTNYAGELTTQRDQMTSLDVSQDEIDEMTETVDPDIDAELLRKYIAFAKQNCHPRMTEAARETIRDFYVDLRSKGTDEDAPIPVTARKLEALVRLSEASARIRLSDTVEQEDAERVIEIVRSCLQDIGVDPETGEFDADIVEAGTSKSQRDRIKNLKGLISEIESEYDEGAPVDIVLERAQEVGMDQSKAEHEIEKLKQKGEVYEPSTDSLRTT, encoded by the coding sequence ATGGCGCAAGCGGGAAATTCTGAGCTTGTCGACGCGTTCGAGCAGTTCTTCCGCAACTACTACGACAGCGATATCAAACAGCTTGCGCAGCGATATCCGAACGAACAGCGATCGCTCGCGATCGACTGGCAGGACCTCTATCGGTTCGATCCGGATCTGGCTGATGATTACCTGAACCAGCCCGAACAGCTCCAGCGCTACGCCGAGGAAGCGCTCCGGTTGTACGACCTCCCGATCGACGTCAGCCTCGGGCAGGCCCACGTCCGGATTCGAAACCTCCCCGAGACCGAGTCCCCCGAGATCAGGGAGATTCGAGCGCGGGAGATGAACTCGCTGGTCCAGGTCCGGGGAATCGTTCGGAAGGCGACCGATGTCCGGCCCAAAATCGAGGAGGCTGCGTTCGAATGCCAGCTCTGTGGCACTCTCTCTCGAGTCCCCCAGTCGAGCGGTAACTTCCAGGAGCCCCACGAGTGCCAGGGCTGTGAACGACAGGGGCCGTTTCGCGTGAACTTCGACCAGTCCGAGTTCGTCGATTCCCAGAAGCTTCGAATTCAGGAGAGTCCCGAAGGCCTACGTGGTGGGGAGACGCCGCAGTCGCTCGACATTCATATCGAAGACGACATCACCGGCGAGGTCACTCCCGGAGATAACGTCGCCGCGACCGGCGTGCTTCGACTCGAGCAACAGGAAAGCCAAGGCGAGAAGTCACCCGTCTTCGACTTTTACATGGAGGGGGTATCGGTCCAGGTCGAAGAAGAGCAGTTCGAGGACATGGACATCACCGACGAGGACAAAAAACAGATCTACGAGATTTCCAACCAGGAGAGCGTCTACGAGCGGATGGTCGGATCGATCGCCCCCTCGATCTACGGCTACGAACAGGAGAAGCTCGCGATGATCCTTCAGCTCTTTTCGGGCGTCACCAAGCAGCTTCCCGACGGCTCGAGGATTCGCGGCGATCTGCACATGTTGCTCATCGGTGATCCGGGTACGGGTAAGTGTGTCCGCGGGGACACCCTGGTGTCTCTCGCGGACGGACGAACCGTCCCGATTCGAGAGATCGTCGAGTCGAATCTCGTGGATCCGAATCCGATCGACGACGGCTGGTGGGACGAGATCGATCTCGAGGTACCGTCGCTGCAAGAGGACGGGACGATCGCGCCACAGCGGGCGACGAAAGTCTGGAAACGACGGGCGCCGGAGCGGATGTACCGAATTCGGACCGCGAGCGGTCGATCGCTCGAAGTGACGCCGTCGCATCCGCTGTTCGTGTCGGCTCCGGATGCGTTTCGCCCCGTTCGCGCCGATGCGCTCTCGCCCGGCGATCACGTCGCCGCGGTGGAAACCGCGACGGATCCCCTCGCGCGGTCGATCGGGAACGCGGACGGCGCTCGTGCCGACGGCGGTGTTTCGGGTGGACGGTTCCCTGCCGAAACCGATCGGATCGTCTCGATCGAACCGTTCGAACCCGACGACGACTGGGTGTACGACCTCGAGATCGAACGAACCCACAACTACGTCTCGAACGGGATCGTGTCCCACAACTCCCAGATGCTCAGTTACATCCGGAACATTGCGCCCCGTTCCGTCTACACGTCGGGGAAAGGGAGCTCCAGCGCAGGGCTGACTGCTGCTGCCGTTCGCGACGATTTCGGTGACGGACAGCAGTGGACCCTCGAGGCTGGCGCGCTCGTGCTCGCTGATCAGGGGATCGCGGCGGTTGACGAACTGGATAAAATGCGCTCGGAGGACCGATCCGCGATGCACGAGGCGCTCGAGCAACAGCAGATTTCGGTCAGCAAGGCCGGTATTAATGCAACGCTCAAATCCCGATGTTCTCTCCTCGGTGCGGCAAACCCCAAGTACGGGCGTTTCGACCATTACGAGCCGATGAGCGAGCAGATCGATCTCGAGCCGGCGCTCATCTCCCGGTTCGACCTGATCTTTACGGTCACCGACCAGCCCGACGAGGAAAAGGACAGGAACCTCGCTGAGCACATCCTTACGACCAACTACGCGGGCGAGTTGACCACGCAGCGCGATCAGATGACCTCGCTCGACGTGAGCCAGGACGAAATCGACGAAATGACCGAGACGGTCGATCCGGACATCGACGCCGAACTCCTCCGCAAGTATATCGCGTTCGCAAAACAGAACTGTCACCCGCGGATGACCGAAGCGGCTCGGGAGACGATCCGCGATTTCTACGTCGACCTCCGTTCGAAGGGGACGGACGAGGACGCACCGATCCCCGTCACCGCCCGAAAACTCGAGGCGCTGGTTCGGCTCTCGGAAGCAAGCGCTCGCATTCGACTCTCCGATACCGTCGAGCAGGAGGACGCAGAACGAGTCATCGAGATCGTCCGGTCGTGTCTCCAGGATATCGGCGTCGATCCGGAAACGGGCGAGTTCGATGCGGACATCGTCGAGGCGGGGACCTCCAAATCCCAGCGCGATCGGATCAAGAACCTCAAAGGACTGATCAGCGAGATCGAATCCGAGTACGACGAAGGTGCACCGGTCGATATCGTCCTCGAGCGTGCACAGGAGGTCGGCATGGACCAGTCGAAAGCGGAGCACGAAATCGAGAAACTCAAACAGAAAGGCGAGGTGTACGAGCCGAGCACCGATTCCCTTCGAACGACGTGA
- a CDS encoding pro-sigmaK processing inhibitor BofA family protein codes for MVTGFEILLLVIVLAAVLGASTLVETVRPFIVNAVVGLLVLFVAQSVFGFSVAVTPVAIAIVAIGGVPGSLLVILLSAFGIAFVP; via the coding sequence ATGGTCACGGGGTTCGAAATCCTGCTGTTAGTCATCGTACTCGCCGCCGTGTTGGGCGCGTCGACGCTCGTCGAGACGGTACGGCCGTTCATCGTCAACGCGGTCGTCGGGCTGCTCGTGTTGTTCGTCGCCCAGTCGGTGTTCGGCTTTTCGGTCGCGGTTACCCCCGTTGCGATCGCGATCGTGGCGATCGGTGGCGTACCCGGCTCACTGCTGGTGATCCTGCTCTCGGCGTTCGGTATCGCGTTCGTTCCGTAG
- a CDS encoding helix-turn-helix domain-containing protein, with amino-acid sequence MMPTNTRSVTVPNDLQSPRAKLVYLALVSAGEATTTELQNRFGLSKLTLLPILRSLVAKGLVRRTERGYHCR; translated from the coding sequence ATGATGCCCACCAACACCCGGTCGGTCACGGTGCCGAACGATCTCCAGTCACCGCGGGCCAAACTCGTCTACCTCGCGCTCGTTTCCGCGGGTGAAGCAACGACGACGGAGCTCCAGAACCGGTTCGGTCTCTCGAAGCTCACGCTCTTGCCGATACTCCGATCGCTCGTCGCGAAAGGTCTCGTCCGGCGGACGGAGCGTGGCTATCACTGCCGATAA